The following are encoded in a window of Massilia sp. R2A-15 genomic DNA:
- a CDS encoding GNAT family N-acetyltransferase, which produces MMVVIDTERLRLRLLTLDDAPFYLEVVNTPGFIKFIGDRGIRTVEVAREAISNGPIAMQESLGHSLYLVERKEDGAPIGMCGLIKRETLTHVDIGYAFLPQFGGKGYATEAAAGVLAYAPSIGIRRLLAITSPGNDASDAVLRRIGMRFEKLVYLTPEDTGTQLFSRDF; this is translated from the coding sequence ATGATGGTTGTCATCGATACCGAACGCCTGCGCCTTCGCTTGCTGACCTTGGACGATGCGCCGTTCTACCTGGAAGTGGTGAATACGCCGGGTTTCATCAAGTTCATCGGCGACCGCGGCATCCGCACTGTGGAAGTCGCGCGCGAGGCGATTTCCAACGGGCCGATCGCGATGCAGGAATCGCTCGGTCATTCGCTGTACCTGGTCGAGCGCAAGGAAGACGGCGCGCCGATCGGGATGTGCGGCCTGATCAAGCGCGAAACGCTGACCCACGTCGATATCGGCTACGCCTTCCTGCCGCAGTTCGGCGGCAAGGGCTATGCGACCGAAGCCGCGGCGGGCGTGCTTGCGTATGCGCCGTCGATCGGCATCAGGCGCCTGCTGGCGATTACCTCGCCTGGCAACGACGCATCGGACGCGGTGCTGCGGCGGATCGGCATGCGCTTCGAAAAGCTGGTCTACCTGACCCCTGAGGATACCGGCACCCAGCTGTTCTCCC